CGTCAGACCAAGCATTCCGGCGGAGTCGATGGGGCAGATGACTTTTGCGATGGCTGTCGAGAAAAATGTGGCGTTCGGCGACAGTGCTTTGCCGGCGGCAGGTGAGTACACCGTGTGGCGCACGCTTGAGCCGGTCGATTTTAAAGAATCAATCGCTGCAGGATACGGCGATGTCCGCGTCAGAATAGTCGATGGCCATCCGCTGTATTTCCAGCCGGGAGACGACGAGCTCGCATCCCCCGAGCGCGGCGGACTCATGGCCTACTACGCACCTGATGAGACGACGCTCGTCGGTGCGCCCCGCTGGTTGCTCCGCGACTTGGTTAAGAATCCCAGCGACGGCGGGCTGCCTGCCGACGCTGCTACGTGGAATCGCGAAGCGAAGGGCCCGGTTTTCATCAAAGTTGACTTGCCGGCCGTGAAAGCGATGAACATCGGCCTGATGGGCGGAGCGCCGCTGCAGATGTTCCAGCCTGTCATCGACTTAGCGGACGACATTTTCATCACGATCGAAGATCAGGATCCGCTGCTCTTGCACATGCGAGTCGCGTGCAAGTCGGCGGAGGATGCCGTCGCGGTTGAAAAAACCGTGAACGCGGTGCTAGTGCTGATCGAGAACGTAGTGAATACGCAATTGAAGTTGCTCGAGCAGCAACTACCCGTGACGGCGAAATATCACAGCGGGCGCGATCTGGTGGAACTTTTGGTGCTCGGCCGGAAAATTCTCGACACTGCGAAAGTGAACGTCGACGGCGCCTCGGTGAGCGTGACGGCGTCGGTGGACGACCCGCGGCGGACGATTAGCGAATCGCTCATTCCACAGCTTCGTCGCGCGCGGCAAGCGGCCCAGCGGGCGCAAGCGCAGAATAATCTCAAACAGTTAGCGCTGGCGGCGCTGAATTACAACGACACGTTCAACGACGGATATCCGCCGGCGGTCGTCTACGGCAAGTCGGCGTTTCCGGGCTTGAACGCCAGCGGCGACAAGAAGGCTCACGTGCCGCGTAGCTGGCGCGTGGAACTATTGCCGCTACTAGGGCAGGAAGAGCTCTACAAGCAGTATCGTCTCGACCAACCCTGGGATAGCGAAGCAAATCTCAAAGTCCTGCAGCAAATGCCCGCGGTGTATCGTTCGCCGTTCGACGCCCCGAATTCCACTAACGCTTCGTACTTCGCGGTGACCGGACCTGGAACGGTCTTCGACGGCGAAGAGGGAACGCCGCTGACGGCGATTGCCGATGGAACCTCGAATACGATCCTCTGGGTCGAAGCGAAGCGAGAAATTCCGTGGACGAAGCCGGAAGATATTGCGTACGCGCCTGACGAGGCGGCGCCGACGTTCGGCGGTTGGACGAAGGAGGGGGAATTCAACGTCGCACACTGCGATGGGAGCGTCCGGATTCTCAAGGACGTATCCGAGCCGGCGTTGAGGCAGTTCATCGAAAAGGCTGATAGCGGCGTGGCGAAGTGAGCGGATGCTCGCTAGGCATCGGTACTTGCGAGTAGAGCAGCCCCGACCAAGCTTGGTCGGGGCTGTTTGCTTGCGCTTGACGCGATGACTCAACCCGGAGGGCGTGGCCCTCCGGCTCCTGGTTGGCGTCAACCGTTGGGGAGGAGCTCAAGCATCTTCTGCGACCAATCAAACGTCGCTCTGAATTGCTCCAAGAATCCTTCATTGCCGAGCAGCAGATAGTCCTGATCTGCGAAGTAAGCGCGGCCTTGCCAACGGACTGTCTCTTCCCCTTGGCGGAGCTCGAATGCTACCGTTGCCGGCGAAGCCGAAATCACCGCTTCGCCAATGCCCGTTAGCTCAATCATATTTTGAGCATCGAACGCCACTCCAAGTTCCTGGCCTAAACTCGACGGCAGCAGGGTGAAGTCAGCCCCGGTGTCGACTAGCGCCATCCGCCGCACCATCGCTCGCGGGCCGTGGATGGCGAGCGGAACGACCGGTCTGTAGACGGTCGCCGGTCCGGCGCCGTCAGCATATTGGACTCGGTAACGACGATAGTTGAACTTCATAGCCGGCCGACGAAGCCGCTGTCGGCTGGCGGGGCTTTTTCGATGATTGGCTCCGCGACCCCTGCAGCTTTCGCTGCGGCAGTCGCCGCCTCAGCGCTGTCACCCGAGGCGATGATCTTCAGCCCTGCGTCGTCCCAGGCGATCCATTGACCGCCCAACTCCAGCGGCACGACTTCGGCGAATGGCAGTGGATCGGGCATGGCGGCGAATTCTCCAGGAGATGTGCCGGCGTTGAGCGTACTCTGAATTATACACGATTCAGGGATTGTGGCCTCCAGGTCGCCTGCACCGCCTGTCACAACTAGCCCTGACCAAGCTTGGTCAGGGCTGTTTCTTGCGATTGGCTTCAAGCTTTTCAGCCGCCTGCAAAGCACGCAGCAAGTAGGGACGTTCGTCGGGAACAACGTTTGGCGGTAGGAAATCGCGGATCGCCAGGTACACCCGCAACGCTCGAGCTGACTCCTCGACCTTCGCCGCATTGAAGTACGGATCGCTTGGATCCCAGCGGAGGTAGGCCAGGTTGACCGACTTGGCATGGTCGCCAATGACCACGGTAAGCGTTTTGCTGCCGCCGTCGGGGACAAGATCGCCGTAGCGATCGTCGAGTTCGAAAAACCGGTCGGTGACGAGCAGATCGCGAATCACCTGCTGCTGCTCATTCGTGAAATTGAAGGATTGGGGGGCTGCGGGCTCGTAGACGCCCGGGTGCAACGTCGCGGCGCCGGCGGCGTTGACGCTCAGTTGCCAGTTGGACTCAATCGTGGAGCCTTCGCTGCTGATGGCGATGGTGACGGGGAACGTTTTCAGGACGTGGTCGTTGGGGGGAAGCGGTTCCTCGGGAATGAGCGACAAGATCTCGTGACGCTCCGCCGCCCAACGTCCTGACGCGGCGGCCCAACCAACGGCTAGCGCGACGACGCTTCCCAAGGCGAGTAGCGTCAGCAGCGAGTAACGCGGCCTGGCTCTCTGCTCGGTTTCCATGCGTGATCTCAGGGAAGCTCACATAGAGTTGTCGTTCAAACCTTCGCCCCTAGCCCCGACCAAGCTTGGTCGGGGCTGTTTGCTTGCGCTCAGCGTTTCGCTCAGTCCGCGATCTGCACCTTGAACTCATCCGAATTCGCCCGCAGTTCTGGCGCGTACATGCCTGAACCCTTCGCCGGCAGGGCGCTGAAGCGGCCGGGAATCTCCGCTCGCAAGCGGTAGCTCACGCTATGCTGCCCGCGGGCGAGCGTGCGGCAGAACAGCACGACTCGTTCGTCGCGGAACTCGACGTAGGCGCCAAGTTCGTTGCCGTTGTAGCCGCTGCGGACTTCGAGCGCTTCGAAGCCAGCCGCCTTCATGTCTTCGAGCATCACGTACTCGTAATCGTTCTTGCTGTCGACCGTGAGCTCGACCTCAACGAGGTCGCCGCTCTTCAGTTCTTGTAGGCTGGTGATTTCGCTGCGGTCGTACTTTTCGACCTGCTGCTCAACCACTTCGCCTCGACCGCCCGCGACGGCGGCCGTCTTTTCGGCGGGCGTGAGCTTGTAGAACTTGCGGTTCACCTTCAGCTCGAGGCCGGCGGCTTTGATGTCGTCTTCCAGCGTAAAGTTGGTGAGGTAGCCGTTGAAGTAGATCGGACCATCGCCTTTCTTGCGGAGTTCGACGGTATGCTCGCCGGCGGCGAGGGCCGCCCCTTCGAGCACGAGCGCGTTGTCGAACGTAAACAGCGTCTCGGCGGTGATCTCGACCGCCTTCTTCAGTTCGCCGTCGACGAGGACTTCCAGCGACAGGTTCGGCTTCGCTTCGCCAGTCGCCTTGAGGTAATCGGCAAACGCTTCGACCACGAGGGCCGTGTCGCGGGTGCTGTTCCAGTAGGTGCCATGCTTGCGGTTGTTGAGCAGGTACTTCACGAGCCGCGGGGCGACTTCGCTCTTCGGCTCGTTGGCGACGAGCAGCTTGAGGTAGTAAGCCATCGCCTCGTTCTCGCTGCCATACCAGTACCACCAGATGCCGCCGGGCAGGTCGAGCCACGCGGTTTGATTGTCGTCGTCTTGCTTGACGTACTGCGAGAGGTTTTGCATGACCATCTTCAGCATGTCGGCGACTGCGATAGCAGATTCCGACTTCTGATCGGCGACACCTGCTTTCTCGATCTCAAGTGCCAAGCCGAATGTTGCCAGGCTGTAGACGGCGAGCTTCGTGCGGTCTTGATAGAGGTAGCCTCGCATGCGGTTGCGCGTGGTGGCGGTGTTGTCGGCGGGGTCGACTGATTCCTCTGTCGGTACGCCGGCCGGGGGCGGGGACGCCCCGGCTCGCTCGGCTTCGGTGAGGACTAGGTAAACAAGCGCGTCGAGGTTGTCGGCCTCCGACTTTGCTGGCGCGCCTTCGTTGCGGCGCTTCTTCGCTTCGCGGTCCCAGTTGTCGAGCTTCGCCAGCTCTTCGCGCTGGTAGCGCTGCAGCCATTCAACGCCGCGCTCGACGACGCCTGGCACGATGGCCACGTCGTTTTGCTTCGCGACGAGTAACCCGCGGACGACGGTCGCCGTCGTGTGAGCGGTCGAGTGCTCGCCCCAGCCGCTGAACCAACCCCAGCCGCCGTCGCTCAGTTGCATCTCAGTGAGACGGTTCACGCCTGCCTTCACGACGTTCGTCAGCTCGGCTTCGTCGAACACCGAGTTGCGGTCAAACCGCTTCCACTGCTCGGCCCGCGCCTTGTCGTCGCCGATTTCTTGCGCGTTGAGGTTCGTGCGCTTCTCCTGAATCGCCTTCAGGTCGACGCCCATTTGCTGCAGCGTCTTTTGCGTCAGCACCGCCGGCAGGAACCGGTTGAGCGTCTGCTCGGTGCAGCCGTAGGGGTAGTCGACGAGGTAGGGGAGGGCGTCGACCATCGCCCCGGCCAGCGTCGGCGAGTAACGAACCTCGAGCCGCGTTTGCTCGGCCCGCCGCTTCTCCGGCACGTTGATCGTGAACTTGCCGCTCTCCTCGCTCGGGCGGATAACGCCGCTGTAAGACTCGGTTTTCAGCATGCCGTGCACGAGCACGGGGAAGCTTTGCTGCATCGCGTCCGACTCGGCGTCGGTGAGGGCCGACATGCGAATCGTCGCTTCGCCTTCGCGGACGGCCTTCACGCGCCAATCGACTCTTTGTTCTCCCCCTGCCGGGATTTCGTACTGAATCTCGCTGAACTGCGGAATCTTATTACCCGCTTCGCTCTTGCTGTCATGCAGTTCCAGCGTATTGCCCTGAAGATCAAGTCGGACTCGGACCTGCTTCGCTTCCTTCAGGTAGTTGTGCACCACCGCCGACAGCACGACTTCATCGGTCTCGACGAAGAACCGCGGGGCCTGCAGGCGGACGATGATGTTCTTGCGCGTCACCGTCTCGGCCGAACCTTCGCCGACGCGCGTGCCGAGGCCCATGCTCCAAACGTTGATCTTCCAGGCGGTGAGATTCTCGGGCATCGTCAGTTCAACTTCGGCGAGACCCTCGGCGTTGGTTTCGAGGTTCGCCACCCACAGCGCGGTGTCGGCGAAGTTTTGGCGAACGGTCGGTTGAGCCATCTCGCCGCCGCCGTCGCTCGGAGCGTTCTGCGTCCGGGCGTCGGCCAACTCGGCTTTGAACATCGCTCCCTCGGGAGCGGGCGCTGCGGGCGCCATCGGGGCGCCGAGCGCCATCGCCATTGGCTGTCCTCCGCTACGCATCATGCGGCCATCGGCCAACGCCGCCCCAGCCATGGCGCCGCCGGAGGCGAAACTCAGCGACTGCCCTACATCCACCGTGCTCCCGCCGAACACGCCCAAATCCTGCATCACCTTTTCATTCGGCTTCGTCACCGGATACTCAACGCGGCTGAGGCTCGTCTCGCTCTGCGGCGAGTGGCTCCGCCGCCACTTCCAGAAGAACTCGCGAATATCGGGCACGTTGCCGCCGCCCGAAATGTATTCGAGCGCTTTGTCGTACATCGCGATCACCGTCGACGCGACGACCGGCTTGCCGTCGGCGCCGGTGAGCTTCACCTGCACCTTCGCCTTCTGGCCCGGCAGGAACGCATCGGACGACGGCACGACTTCCACGTTGACGATCCGCTTCGCCGGCGGCACGAAAATCTCTCGCACGGCCGTGTGGAGCTTGCCCCCGTGCACGGTCATCGCCTCGACGAAGAAGTTCGGCATGTCTCGCAGCTCGACCGGCACTTCGACGACGGTGCTCTTTCCCTTGAGCGTCACCACTTGCGGCGGCAAGTAGACGCCGTTGGCCGGCCGCAGGAACAGCAACACCGTCGAACCCGCGCGGTTCGAACTCACCTGCAATTGCACCTTCTCGCCCGGCGCATACTCGCGTTTGTCGGCGATCACTTCCACGGCGTTGAACCGGAAGTCGGTTCCGTCGAATCCTTCGCCGCGCACGACGATTACCTGGCCCCCTTCGATGGCCACGCTCTCATCGCCGCGCTTCTTCGTCACCTTGTAGGAAAGGCGGTACTGGCCCGGTTCGGACGCCTTCACTTGGAAGCTCGCCCGCCCTTGCGCGTCGGTTGGCACATCCCACTTGGCGACTTCGTTCTCAACAGGCTTGCCTTCTTCATAGTTGATCTTCAGCAGCTGCAACTCGCCGCGGGCCTTCACCGGCTTGCCGTCGATGGTGCGGGCCGCCATGTCGAGCTCCATCGTCTCGCCCGTGCGGTAGAAGCCGCGGTTGGTCCAGACGTAAACCTTGAACGGCTCGCGCGCCACCAGCACGCGGCCCTCGGCGACGATGCTCCGCCGCGATTGGTCGACCACTTCAGCCTGAATTTGGTAGCTGTGATCGGTGTTCGGGTGGAACTGCTTCGCCGCCGCCGTGTCGATCGTGATTTCGTACGTTCCGTCGGGGCGCAGCTCCGCCTCCTGCTCAGCGACGACTTCCGGCTGTTCCGGCGCCTGCCAGAACCACGGCGGCTGCGGCCGCATGCAGCCCCAATGCCGCCACCCGGGGAACCAGGTGTAGTTCTCGCCAAACCACCAGTAGCCAGGCCCGTACAACCAATCCCACGGCGCCGGCGGGAACCACGGTTCGTTGAACGACGTCCGCAGCACCTTGTACTTCACCGTGCCTTCGGTCACTGGCGAGCCGAAGTAGTACTTCGCAGAAATCTTCGCCGTGATTTTGTCGCCGAGCTTCACCGGCTCGCTCGGCGCGTCGACGGTCACTTCAAACTCAGGCTTCTTATATTCCTCGACGCGGAAACTGCCGCCGCCGTGATTGACGACGTTGAGCTGGTACTGCCCCAGCGCCGCCCCTTGCGGCAACTTGAAGACGCCGTCGATGCCGCCGTACGCGCCGGCGACGAGTGACTTCGTATAAACTTTCTCGCCGCGAGCGTCGAGAATCTCCACCACAAACGACTGCCCCGCATACGGCGACGCATCGGGTTGATCGAACTGCGCGTTCGCCACCCAGAACTTAAACTTCACTTCCTGATCGGGCCGATAAACCGGCCGATCGGTAATCGTGAAGACTTTGACTTGCTTGTACTGCTCGTCGATGTATTGTCCCGACCAGACGCCGCTGAAGCCGAGGTAGGCGAGCCGGCCGTCCGGCGTCGACGCCGTGGCGATCCACTGGAAGCGGCGATTCGCTTCGTCGGCCGGCAGCTTCACCATGCCGGCGGCGTCGGTCTTCTCAGCAAAGTTCTTCGTATTGACGCGGTAGCTCGCGCCTTGGTCGACCGGTTCGTTCCAATAGCCGAAGAACTCGACGTTGCACTTGGGAATCGGCTGCCCCGTCACCGCATCGGCGACGTAGTAGAGGGCTTCGTTCTCGAGCGGCTTCTTGACGATCGCCGTATCGGCGACCCACACGACGACGTTGTGGGTATTCCCTTTCTCCATCTTTGCGGTGAGCAGGTAGGCGCCCGCCTTTTGCAGCGGCGTCGTCACCGTCACTCGGCGATCGAAGTGGGCTTCGCGCGGCTCGAGTTCCAGCGACCAACGGGCCGCCTCG
This sequence is a window from Lacipirellula parvula. Protein-coding genes within it:
- a CDS encoding M56 family metallopeptidase; translated protein: MAAIFSTLFWCALQVSLFLLLATPVYLLVRRRNPSAGTAVAASALTAVVVLSALAISPWPRWSLEWPTATNAAAEQVAAVKGGGEANVNAAAIDDESPTPVLSGAASANDDSLLAVFWRVAQYSGDPAATSAGSAALADERVAWPNWIVWAIAAGVVLGAAHLLISLAAVRRLIDRSAPLDDPATQQELDDLRRQLDVTRPISLHVSAEISTPATVGMLRPAIILPTSWGTWTSVERRAVLAHELAHIAGRDFAAWLVARGAVVLHFYHPLVRWFVGRLQLDQELAADDTAARLLGDRKAYLQALASLALATPHERLAGSLRTFIPTRSLLVRRVEMLRTNESRLASNRTRPKWRWATLPLIGALALLAAGLRPSAPASAVAAESPASAGLSVPVVAPAATAGQYDFAYLPKEFLFFVAMRPSEIAASPRLAPLAELFNDVVRPSIPAESMGQMTFAMAVEKNVAFGDSALPAAGEYTVWRTLEPVDFKESIAAGYGDVRVRIVDGHPLYFQPGDDELASPERGGLMAYYAPDETTLVGAPRWLLRDLVKNPSDGGLPADAATWNREAKGPVFIKVDLPAVKAMNIGLMGGAPLQMFQPVIDLADDIFITIEDQDPLLLHMRVACKSAEDAVAVEKTVNAVLVLIENVVNTQLKLLEQQLPVTAKYHSGRDLVELLVLGRKILDTAKVNVDGASVSVTASVDDPRRTISESLIPQLRRARQAAQRAQAQNNLKQLALAALNYNDTFNDGYPPAVVYGKSAFPGLNASGDKKAHVPRSWRVELLPLLGQEELYKQYRLDQPWDSEANLKVLQQMPAVYRSPFDAPNSTNASYFAVTGPGTVFDGEEGTPLTAIADGTSNTILWVEAKREIPWTKPEDIAYAPDEAAPTFGGWTKEGEFNVAHCDGSVRILKDVSEPALRQFIEKADSGVAK
- a CDS encoding alpha-2-macroglobulin family protein, with amino-acid sequence MTNFFKVAAILTVLAATAASVHQLNGAAPPATEREQARQLMKDGNFKDALVKFRAITLNDKADDSRALAEDFYSALSCLQQLNEMHAIDAYRADVVAAHEDDWIVLTAVAESYTTIDHQGFMIAGEFRRGQHRGGGKVVNAVERDRVRALQLYQQAFELAAKAPDARKTEEARRLLSGYANAVLNGGSYRQPFLLQMLTDVGTLPDYEDGWGYRYNSGPQGAPVDEAGNPIFYDVPADWKSARNDGERWRWLLAERTVWQPGAGIDEWRERADFLVSQFGVQTMADYGWWFAQNSDDAEVTKSMFALHTLADDETMAKLATGIKRFKLPEEQNYIALRKRIVENTEAPAHDWQQAKSALAQEFENRRQYPRAAQEWKELFASSPTSTPYRERFEQIVGNWGRLEPVETQPAWKGATLEYRYRNGKRVEFTARAIKVPELLADMKKYLQSQPKQLDWDQMNLENLGHRLVVNGQEKYLGAEAARWSLELEPREAHFDRRVTVTTPLQKAGAYLLTAKMEKGNTHNVVVWVADTAIVKKPLENEALYYVADAVTGQPIPKCNVEFFGYWNEPVDQGASYRVNTKNFAEKTDAAGMVKLPADEANRRFQWIATASTPDGRLAYLGFSGVWSGQYIDEQYKQVKVFTITDRPVYRPDQEVKFKFWVANAQFDQPDASPYAGQSFVVEILDARGEKVYTKSLVAGAYGGIDGVFKLPQGAALGQYQLNVVNHGGGSFRVEEYKKPEFEVTVDAPSEPVKLGDKITAKISAKYYFGSPVTEGTVKYKVLRTSFNEPWFPPAPWDWLYGPGYWWFGENYTWFPGWRHWGCMRPQPPWFWQAPEQPEVVAEQEAELRPDGTYEITIDTAAAKQFHPNTDHSYQIQAEVVDQSRRSIVAEGRVLVAREPFKVYVWTNRGFYRTGETMELDMAARTIDGKPVKARGELQLLKINYEEGKPVENEVAKWDVPTDAQGRASFQVKASEPGQYRLSYKVTKKRGDESVAIEGGQVIVVRGEGFDGTDFRFNAVEVIADKREYAPGEKVQLQVSSNRAGSTVLLFLRPANGVYLPPQVVTLKGKSTVVEVPVELRDMPNFFVEAMTVHGGKLHTAVREIFVPPAKRIVNVEVVPSSDAFLPGQKAKVQVKLTGADGKPVVASTVIAMYDKALEYISGGGNVPDIREFFWKWRRSHSPQSETSLSRVEYPVTKPNEKVMQDLGVFGGSTVDVGQSLSFASGGAMAGAALADGRMMRSGGQPMAMALGAPMAPAAPAPEGAMFKAELADARTQNAPSDGGGEMAQPTVRQNFADTALWVANLETNAEGLAEVELTMPENLTAWKINVWSMGLGTRVGEGSAETVTRKNIIVRLQAPRFFVETDEVVLSAVVHNYLKEAKQVRVRLDLQGNTLELHDSKSEAGNKIPQFSEIQYEIPAGGEQRVDWRVKAVREGEATIRMSALTDAESDAMQQSFPVLVHGMLKTESYSGVIRPSEESGKFTINVPEKRRAEQTRLEVRYSPTLAGAMVDALPYLVDYPYGCTEQTLNRFLPAVLTQKTLQQMGVDLKAIQEKRTNLNAQEIGDDKARAEQWKRFDRNSVFDEAELTNVVKAGVNRLTEMQLSDGGWGWFSGWGEHSTAHTTATVVRGLLVAKQNDVAIVPGVVERGVEWLQRYQREELAKLDNWDREAKKRRNEGAPAKSEADNLDALVYLVLTEAERAGASPPPAGVPTEESVDPADNTATTRNRMRGYLYQDRTKLAVYSLATFGLALEIEKAGVADQKSESAIAVADMLKMVMQNLSQYVKQDDDNQTAWLDLPGGIWWYWYGSENEAMAYYLKLLVANEPKSEVAPRLVKYLLNNRKHGTYWNSTRDTALVVEAFADYLKATGEAKPNLSLEVLVDGELKKAVEITAETLFTFDNALVLEGAALAAGEHTVELRKKGDGPIYFNGYLTNFTLEDDIKAAGLELKVNRKFYKLTPAEKTAAVAGGRGEVVEQQVEKYDRSEITSLQELKSGDLVEVELTVDSKNDYEYVMLEDMKAAGFEALEVRSGYNGNELGAYVEFRDERVVLFCRTLARGQHSVSYRLRAEIPGRFSALPAKGSGMYAPELRANSDEFKVQIAD
- a CDS encoding aspartyl protease family protein, with protein sequence MKFNYRRYRVQYADGAGPATVYRPVVPLAIHGPRAMVRRMALVDTGADFTLLPSSLGQELGVAFDAQNMIELTGIGEAVISASPATVAFELRQGEETVRWQGRAYFADQDYLLLGNEGFLEQFRATFDWSQKMLELLPNG